The following nucleotide sequence is from Alphaproteobacteria bacterium.
CGTGAGCCCGAGCGATTGGCGACAAACGGCAAGGTGAGCCGATGATCGATCCCAAGCATTTCAAATTCGAGACCCTCTCGCTACATGCGGGCCAGCGCCCGGATCCGGCGACGGGTGCACGGGCCGTACCGATCTACCAGACGACATCGTACGTTTTTGAGGATGCCGACCAAGCGGCGGCACTCTTCAACCTAGAACGTGCCGGCCATATCTATTCGCGCATCTCGAATCCGACGGTTGCCGTGCTCGAGGAGCGTATTGCGGCCCTTGAAAACGGGGTCGGTGCAATTTGCACGGCGAGCGGCCAGGCAGCCCTCCACCTCGTGATCGCGACGCTCATGGGGCAGGGCGGACATATCGTGTCTTCGTCGTCGATATATGGCGGCAGCCACAACCTTTTCCATCACACGCTGCCGCGCTTCGGCATCACGGCGAGCTTCGTCGATCCGCGCGACCCAGCGGCGTTCAAATCGGCGATCCGACCGGAAACGCGTTTGGTCTTCGGGGAAACGCTCGGCAATCCCGGCCTCGAGGTGATGAACATATCCGCGGTCGCCGAGGTCGCGCATGCCGCGGGCTTGCCCCTCATGGTCGACAATACCTTCGCGACACCGTACCTATGCCGACCCATTGAACTCGGCTGCGACATCGTTATTCATTCGCTTACCAAGTTTCTCGGC
It contains:
- a CDS encoding PLP-dependent transferase, which translates into the protein MIDPKHFKFETLSLHAGQRPDPATGARAVPIYQTTSYVFEDADQAAALFNLERAGHIYSRISNPTVAVLEERIAALENGVGAICTASGQAALHLVIATLMGQGGHIVSSSSIYGGSHNLFHHTLPRFGITASFVDPRDPAAFKSAIRPETRLVFGETLGNPGLEVMNISAVAEVAHAAGLPLMVDNTFATPYLCRPIELGCDIVIHSLTKFLG